In the Actinomycetota bacterium genome, CCAACAGCCGGTACAGGCCGAGCTGCTGGCCGGTGGTGAGCCGCTCGCGTACGCCCGCGTCGCTGCCGTCGTCCACCGCCGGGGCGAGCGCGCCCGGGGAGGCGAACACCACCCTGGCGACGTGGCTGGGGTGGGCGGCCAGGTAGGCGGCCGCGACCTGCCCGCCCCAGGAATGACCAATCAGGATCAGCCGGTCGGCGCCGATCCGCTGGCGGATGGCCTCCAGGTCGGTGACGTTGCGGGCGATGGTGTAGCCGCGAGGGTCGGCCAGCCGGCTGGAGCGGCCGGTGCCGACCTGGTCGTAAACCCAGACGTCGAAGCCGTCGCGGGTGAGCTGGCCGAAGTAGGCGGCATCGCCGGCCATGTCGGCGATGCCCGGGCCGCCGTGCAGGAACACCACCGGGGTGGGCCGTGGGGTGCCGCGGGCGGGCAGGTGCACGTAGGCGATCCGCGAACCGGTCGGCAGCGTCCAGGACTGCTGGCCGGCCACCGGTGTCGGCGGCAGCCGCGGGTCGCCGACCGGCAGCAGCGCCGTGGCCCAGAACACAGCTACGCCGGCCAGCACGGCGACGGTGCAGGCGATCAGCCGCGTCCGCCGATGCCGCTGATCGGGGAGCCTGCGGGTGACCAAGGTGATGCCGGCCGCGCTGGCGGCGACAAAGACGGCCAAGCCGGCGCCCAGGAAGACGGCCGGCCGGGCCGAACCAGCCGCCGCGCCGACGAGGG is a window encoding:
- a CDS encoding alpha/beta hydrolase translates to MGRTAASRAWALLRLPLVVVAAATAGIFALVGAAAGSARPAVFLGAGLAVFVAASAAGITLVTRRLPDQRHRRTRLIACTVAVLAGVAVFWATALLPVGDPRLPPTPVAGQQSWTLPTGSRIAYVHLPARGTPRPTPVVFLHGGPGIADMAGDAAYFGQLTRDGFDVWVYDQVGTGRSSRLADPRGYTIARNVTDLEAIRQRIGADRLILIGHSWGGQVAAAYLAAHPSHVARVVFASPGALAPAVDDGSDAGVRERLTTGQQLGLYRLLARPRVLLGWILLQVNPRAAHAFVGDAEMDARNDRVYNHSRPALHCRGAAPGPALHGLGFYAYQFPQSAAARPWSDPRPALARLRTPALIIKGSCDYLSWASAMHYRQALPNAELVYLRRAGHNLYQDQPAAFLAVVRAFLTGRPLPIAPSGSGVPAGYEGPEGHPPVPGPR